One genomic region from SAR92 clade bacterium H455 encodes:
- a CDS encoding double zinc ribbon domain-containing protein — protein sequence MVPPLLNRASDNLFNRLIHSLLPSSCSLCLSPLQHSAGALCHTCTAELPRLTTQCQRCAVPLASDALCANCQLKPPTFRRCISAFHYQAPVDNIILRLKSDPYTTEIKQLSTLLAERIAITYQQAQLPCPQTIIPLPLHWVKMTKRGFNQSHIISNLIARQLRREHGISIDIRNDLCSRRIKGQEQHLLSAKKRLTSIKNAFTAEAQNLTGLSVAVVDDVVTTGATANSVARALLQAGAAQVDIWSIARTSWNNPAG from the coding sequence GTGGTGCCACCACTGCTCAATCGAGCTAGCGACAACCTTTTCAATCGGCTCATACACAGCCTCTTGCCCAGCAGTTGCAGCCTCTGCCTATCGCCGCTGCAACATTCCGCCGGCGCCCTCTGCCATACATGCACTGCCGAACTGCCTCGCCTTACCACTCAGTGCCAACGCTGCGCCGTACCCCTTGCCAGCGATGCCCTATGCGCCAACTGTCAGTTGAAACCACCAACCTTCAGGCGCTGCATCTCCGCATTTCACTATCAAGCGCCGGTAGATAATATTATTCTGCGACTCAAAAGCGACCCCTACACAACAGAGATCAAACAGCTCAGTACCCTGCTGGCAGAGCGCATAGCAATCACCTATCAACAGGCTCAACTGCCCTGCCCACAGACGATTATTCCCCTGCCACTGCACTGGGTAAAAATGACCAAACGCGGCTTTAATCAAAGTCACATCATCAGCAACCTAATCGCTCGTCAACTGCGCCGAGAGCACGGCATATCCATTGATATCCGCAACGACCTCTGTAGCCGCAGGATAAAAGGGCAGGAGCAACATTTACTCAGCGCTAAAAAACGCCTCACCAGTATTAAAAATGCTTTTACCGCAGAGGCCCAAAATCTCACTGGATTGTCTGTAGCTGTGGTGGACGACGTGGTGACCACTGGCGCCACAGCAAACAGTGTCGCCAGAGCTCTGCTGCAAGCAGGTGCCGCACAGGTGGATATATGGAGTATTGCGAGAACAAGCTGGAATAATCCAGCAGGGTGA
- the rpsI gene encoding 30S ribosomal protein S9: protein MADTQFYGTGRRKTSAARVFLTAGSGNISINDRAIDVYFGREVARMIVRQPFEIVDMVNKFDMKITVNGGGNFGQAGAIRHGIARALLQYDENLRSPLRKAGFLTRDARQVERKKVGLHKARKRPQFSKR, encoded by the coding sequence ATGGCAGACACTCAATTTTACGGCACTGGCCGTCGCAAGACGTCAGCAGCTCGCGTTTTCCTGACTGCAGGAAGCGGCAATATTTCTATTAATGATCGTGCGATCGATGTGTATTTCGGTCGTGAAGTGGCGCGAATGATTGTTCGCCAGCCATTTGAGATTGTTGATATGGTCAACAAGTTTGATATGAAGATCACCGTTAATGGCGGTGGTAACTTTGGTCAGGCTGGTGCAATCCGTCACGGTATTGCTCGCGCCTTGCTTCAGTATGATGAAAATCTTCGTTCGCCACTGCGCAAAGCTGGGTTCTTGACCCGTGATGCGAGACAGGTTGAGCGTAAGAAAGTTGGACTGCACAAGGCGCGCAAGCGTCCTCAGTTCTCCAAGCGTTAA
- a CDS encoding ClpXP protease specificity-enhancing factor gives MKMRSNRPYLLRAFFDWIVDNDCTPYVVVDAHHAGVEVPQSYVTDGQIVLNVAPRAVSNFILDLEILAFSTRFGGMPIDIQVPVTAVVGIYSQENGQGMVFEHEPSDDLPPTPPRGPKAVKKSSTQPPAPPSDKSPKKTKPSLRVIK, from the coding sequence ATGAAAATGCGGTCCAACCGACCCTATCTGCTGCGCGCCTTCTTCGACTGGATAGTGGACAACGATTGCACACCTTATGTTGTGGTCGATGCCCACCATGCCGGCGTAGAGGTGCCTCAGAGCTACGTGACCGACGGCCAGATTGTTCTCAATGTGGCACCTCGCGCGGTCTCGAACTTTATTCTCGATCTCGAGATTCTTGCTTTTTCCACTCGTTTTGGTGGCATGCCAATTGATATTCAAGTGCCTGTTACTGCCGTTGTTGGCATTTACAGTCAGGAGAATGGTCAGGGCATGGTCTTTGAGCACGAACCCTCTGATGATCTGCCGCCGACGCCGCCACGCGGGCCGAAAGCGGTTAAAAAATCCTCAACCCAACCACCTGCTCCACCGAGCGACAAGTCTCCGAAAAAGACTAAGCCATCGCTAAGGGTTATTAAGTAG
- the epmA gene encoding EF-P lysine aminoacylase EpmA yields MEPLNQWQPGASLITLRQRSRVLSELRDFFQQRQVMEVDLPLLSRATVTDLNIDSIEAHNANIAAYLQTSPEYFMKRLLASGSGDIYSLGKAFREAESGRRHNPEFTLLEWYRCGWDEHQLMDEVAELITTFAPEIGVQRCSYADVFIQHLQVDPHLVDLVELQNLAVEAGSEAWADETRANCLDLLFSVLIEPQLDDGLVLVYDYPACQAALAKCAEDSQGRQISRRFEGFLNRVELANGYCELTDAVEQASRFAEDQRLRKLSGKTAVNADQRLLAAMESGLPECAGVAMGVDRLLMQLQGADAIDQVMPFSWERC; encoded by the coding sequence ATGGAACCTTTGAACCAATGGCAACCAGGCGCCAGTCTGATAACACTGCGTCAGCGCAGCCGGGTACTCTCAGAGCTGCGGGATTTTTTTCAGCAGCGTCAGGTGATGGAAGTCGATCTGCCGCTGCTGTCTAGGGCAACGGTCACCGACCTCAATATAGATAGTATCGAGGCGCACAATGCCAATATTGCGGCCTATCTTCAAACCTCTCCCGAATATTTTATGAAGCGCTTGCTAGCCTCTGGCAGCGGTGATATCTACAGTCTCGGCAAAGCCTTTCGCGAAGCTGAGAGCGGTCGTCGTCACAACCCTGAATTTACCCTGCTGGAATGGTATCGCTGTGGTTGGGATGAGCACCAGCTGATGGATGAGGTGGCTGAGCTGATTACTACTTTTGCGCCAGAGATAGGGGTTCAACGATGCAGCTATGCAGATGTGTTTATCCAGCACTTGCAGGTCGATCCCCATCTTGTTGATTTAGTTGAGCTACAAAATTTGGCGGTTGAGGCCGGCTCTGAGGCCTGGGCCGATGAGACCCGCGCCAACTGTCTGGACCTATTATTTAGTGTTCTTATCGAGCCCCAGTTAGATGATGGTCTAGTGCTAGTCTATGACTATCCAGCCTGTCAGGCGGCCTTGGCGAAATGTGCTGAGGACAGCCAGGGGCGTCAGATTAGCCGACGTTTTGAGGGGTTTTTAAACCGTGTTGAGTTGGCCAATGGCTACTGCGAATTGACTGATGCTGTGGAGCAGGCCAGTCGTTTTGCCGAGGACCAGCGTCTGCGCAAGTTGTCTGGGAAGACTGCTGTGAATGCGGATCAGCGACTACTTGCGGCGATGGAATCCGGGCTTCCCGAATGTGCTGGTGTGGCTATGGGGGTGGATCGATTATTGATGCAGCTGCAGGGTGCCGATGCAATTGATCAGGTGATGCCTTTTAGTTGGGAGCGATGTTAG
- the efp gene encoding elongation factor P, producing the protein MSNYSTNEFRSGLKVILDGDPCSILDNELVKPGKGQAFNRVKLRNLKTGRVLEKTFKSGEQLEAADVMDTDMQYLYNDGDFWCFMEPDTFEQHQATENAVGDALIWLSEQDTCVVTLFNGVPLSVTPPNHVELEIVETDPGLRGDTAQGGSKPAKLVTGAVVKVPLFLDQGEIIRVDTRTGEYQGRVSAK; encoded by the coding sequence ATGTCAAACTACTCTACCAATGAATTTCGCTCCGGATTGAAGGTAATACTCGATGGAGACCCTTGTTCAATCTTGGATAATGAGCTGGTAAAGCCAGGAAAAGGCCAGGCATTTAACCGCGTTAAGTTGCGCAATCTGAAGACTGGCCGGGTATTGGAAAAGACCTTTAAGTCTGGTGAGCAACTTGAGGCTGCTGACGTCATGGATACTGACATGCAGTATCTCTACAACGATGGCGACTTCTGGTGTTTTATGGAGCCAGATACCTTTGAGCAGCATCAGGCCACTGAGAATGCGGTAGGCGATGCGCTGATCTGGTTGAGTGAGCAGGATACCTGCGTAGTGACGCTTTTCAATGGTGTACCTCTGTCGGTAACACCGCCCAATCATGTTGAGCTGGAGATTGTTGAAACTGATCCAGGTCTGCGTGGTGATACCGCCCAGGGTGGCAGCAAACCGGCCAAGTTGGTCACTGGTGCCGTGGTAAAAGTGCCGCTGTTTTTGGATCAAGGTGAGATTATCCGTGTCGATACTCGCACCGGTGAATACCAGGGTCGCGTCAGCGCCAAATAA
- the petA gene encoding ubiquinol-cytochrome c reductase iron-sulfur subunit: MTNDGVNHSRRRFLLGATSVVGGAGVVGAAVPFVSSWQPSAKAKAAGAPVKINISKLEVGGRLVVEWRGKPVYIVRRTPESLAAIKDIDSSILRDADSLAASQPSYVTGSARTQAGREEYLILVGLCTHLGCAPMYRPDVGAVDLGGDSWLGGFFCPCHGSKFDLSGRVFAGVPAPTNLEIPPHVYESDDVVVIGIDAEIA; the protein is encoded by the coding sequence ATGACCAATGACGGAGTCAACCATAGTCGTCGCCGATTCTTACTTGGTGCTACCTCAGTTGTAGGTGGTGCAGGTGTAGTCGGTGCGGCAGTACCATTCGTTTCATCCTGGCAACCCAGTGCCAAAGCTAAGGCTGCTGGCGCTCCGGTTAAAATTAATATTTCCAAGCTCGAGGTGGGCGGTCGCCTGGTCGTCGAGTGGCGCGGCAAGCCGGTTTATATTGTGCGTCGTACGCCAGAGTCTCTGGCAGCCATAAAAGATATTGATAGCAGCATTTTAAGAGACGCAGACTCATTAGCGGCTTCGCAGCCTAGCTATGTGACTGGCTCAGCACGCACTCAGGCTGGCCGCGAAGAGTATTTGATCTTGGTCGGTCTCTGTACCCACCTAGGTTGCGCTCCGATGTATCGCCCAGATGTAGGAGCAGTTGATTTGGGCGGTGACTCTTGGTTAGGCGGTTTCTTCTGCCCTTGCCACGGCTCAAAGTTTGATCTCTCAGGACGAGTTTTTGCTGGCGTTCCGGCGCCAACCAATCTGGAAATTCCGCCTCATGTCTATGAGTCGGACGACGTTGTTGTTATCGGAATTGATGCGGAGATTGCGTAA
- the cysE gene encoding serine O-acetyltransferase, which yields MNKPITVSKMASSSTSIQGPDSVWQKIRREAQSAATDEPALANFFNATVIGHSSLGSALSYYLASKLASDEVPEAMLRTLMERAFSTGEIIDAVAADIAATVDRDSACTLYLTPFLYFKGFLALQAYRVAHQLWNEQRQSLALLVQYRISLIFAVDIHPAAVIGSGILIDHGTGLVIGETAVIEDCVSIMQSVTLGGTGKVSGDRHPKIRKGVLLGPGAKILGNIEVGEGAMVAASSVVLKAVPAHAVVAGVPAAVVGDTRCDEPSQAMDHYFKCD from the coding sequence ATGAATAAACCTATCACAGTATCCAAAATGGCCTCGAGCTCAACCTCCATCCAAGGGCCGGACAGCGTCTGGCAGAAAATACGCCGCGAGGCACAATCTGCAGCCACTGATGAGCCCGCACTGGCAAACTTCTTTAACGCCACGGTGATCGGCCACAGCAGTCTCGGCAGTGCACTGAGCTATTATCTGGCCAGCAAGCTGGCCAGCGATGAAGTGCCAGAAGCCATGTTGCGAACGCTTATGGAACGGGCATTTTCCACAGGCGAAATTATTGATGCCGTGGCAGCGGATATTGCCGCTACCGTTGATCGAGACTCGGCCTGCACCCTGTATTTAACGCCGTTTTTGTACTTTAAAGGCTTTCTTGCGCTCCAGGCATATAGGGTGGCGCATCAGCTTTGGAATGAACAACGTCAATCACTAGCACTGCTGGTGCAGTACAGGATTTCACTGATCTTTGCTGTGGATATCCACCCAGCAGCGGTTATTGGTAGCGGCATTTTAATCGATCACGGCACTGGCCTGGTGATTGGTGAAACTGCGGTGATTGAAGATTGTGTATCGATTATGCAGTCGGTGACCCTCGGCGGCACCGGCAAAGTCTCAGGGGATCGTCACCCAAAGATTCGTAAAGGCGTGCTGCTGGGTCCTGGAGCAAAAATACTCGGCAATATCGAAGTGGGTGAGGGCGCCATGGTCGCCGCATCCAGCGTGGTCTTAAAAGCCGTACCAGCCCATGCAGTTGTTGCTGGGGTGCCGGCAGCCGTGGTGGGTGATACGCGCTGTGACGAGCCCTCTCAGGCTATGGATCATTACTTTAAGTGCGACTAA
- a CDS encoding glutathione S-transferase N-terminal domain-containing protein, with protein MTLFSDPTCQYSHRVRIVLAEKGVTVDIEDIDAGAVTEEILEANPYGTLPTLVDRDLALYESKVVMEYLDERFPHPPLLPVYPVARAQSRLWIHRIEKDWCSLIAHILHNPESKKAEESRKELRESLISIASIFTDMPYFMSEEFTLVDCCLAPILWRLPEFGIELPVNRQVKPLHDYMERLFERPSFQESLTDLELEIRQ; from the coding sequence ATGACATTATTTTCCGACCCAACATGCCAGTATAGCCATCGTGTGCGTATTGTATTAGCCGAAAAAGGCGTTACTGTTGATATTGAAGATATCGACGCAGGCGCGGTCACTGAAGAAATTCTTGAAGCTAATCCCTACGGTACACTGCCGACATTGGTAGACCGTGACCTTGCACTCTATGAGTCGAAGGTCGTTATGGAATATCTCGATGAGCGTTTTCCGCATCCACCTCTATTGCCCGTTTACCCAGTTGCTCGTGCTCAGAGCCGCCTGTGGATTCACCGCATTGAAAAAGACTGGTGTTCATTAATTGCTCATATTCTGCACAATCCGGAAAGCAAGAAAGCTGAAGAGTCGCGCAAGGAATTACGAGAGTCATTGATCAGCATTGCCAGCATCTTTACCGATATGCCTTACTTTATGAGTGAAGAGTTTACTCTGGTGGATTGCTGCCTAGCTCCGATTCTGTGGCGTTTGCCTGAGTTTGGCATCGAGTTACCGGTCAACCGTCAGGTAAAACCATTGCATGATTATATGGAACGGTTGTTCGAGCGCCCCTCTTTCCAAGAGAGCTTGACCGATCTTGAATTAGAGATCCGTCAATAA
- a CDS encoding cytochrome b N-terminal domain-containing protein yields the protein MSKGTSFAEWFDSRMPTLKREWNRHMAEYYAPKNFNFWYYFGVLSMVVLVIQLITGIWLLMSYQGSAEQAFASVEYIMRDVDMGWIIRYAHSTGASAFFVVVYMHMYRGLIYGSYKAPRELVWIFGMTIYVALMAEAFLGYVLPWGQMSYWGAQVIISLFGAIPVVGEDVVQWIRGDYLISGITLNRFMSLHVVAMPIILIALVVMHIIALHDVGSNNPDGVSIKKYKDEKGNPIDGIPFYPYFVIHDLVPIVVFLFVFCAILFFMPEMGGYFLEYANFEIANSLKTPEHIAPVWYFTPYYSMLRAVPDKLGGFITMAAAIAILFVLPWLDRSPVRSMRYKGNFSRGAILVFAASFILLGYLGVKAPTAARTLLAQICTVLYFSYFIGIYFWTRIETTRPEPDRITMDGGIGIWKTLGGVLIVALLVVLPIKAVGAESGKSCGTIDCDTFEADLRDHASLQNGAQLAVNYCMGCHSFKYSRWERVANDIGIPNQLMLDNLVLSGQKIGELMKISMTEEGAKNWFGAVPPDLTLVARSRSPEWLYTYLRNFYADSSRPLGVNNKVFKDVGMPHVLLDLQGLPECAPGPVVTASGGIKRDLLTGEDILDDPCGRFDISTAGSMTAEEFDVAMYDLVNFMTYIAEPMAEERKHIGRLVLLFLLLLLVFVMLLNREYWKGIH from the coding sequence ATGAGTAAAGGAACATCTTTTGCTGAGTGGTTTGATTCGCGTATGCCCACACTGAAGCGTGAATGGAATCGGCATATGGCCGAGTACTACGCGCCAAAGAACTTTAACTTTTGGTATTACTTCGGCGTATTGTCGATGGTAGTTCTGGTTATCCAGTTGATCACCGGTATTTGGTTGCTGATGAGCTACCAGGGTTCTGCTGAGCAGGCCTTCGCCTCTGTCGAATATATTATGCGCGACGTGGATATGGGGTGGATTATCCGCTATGCCCACTCCACCGGTGCCTCGGCATTCTTCGTTGTGGTCTACATGCACATGTATCGCGGCTTGATCTATGGCTCTTATAAAGCGCCTCGCGAGCTGGTGTGGATCTTCGGCATGACTATCTATGTGGCATTAATGGCTGAGGCATTCCTCGGTTATGTATTGCCATGGGGTCAGATGTCCTACTGGGGCGCACAGGTGATTATCTCCCTGTTCGGTGCTATTCCAGTGGTTGGTGAAGACGTTGTGCAGTGGATTCGCGGTGACTATCTGATTTCGGGTATCACCCTGAATCGGTTTATGTCTCTCCACGTGGTGGCCATGCCGATTATTCTGATTGCTCTAGTGGTTATGCATATCATCGCCTTGCATGATGTGGGTTCAAACAACCCCGATGGCGTTAGCATCAAGAAATACAAAGACGAGAAAGGTAATCCGATTGATGGCATTCCCTTCTATCCTTACTTTGTTATTCACGATTTGGTGCCGATCGTAGTGTTCCTGTTTGTGTTCTGCGCGATCCTGTTCTTTATGCCAGAGATGGGCGGTTACTTTTTAGAGTATGCCAACTTTGAGATTGCCAATTCCCTGAAGACGCCAGAGCATATTGCACCGGTATGGTATTTCACACCTTACTATTCGATGTTGCGTGCAGTACCGGATAAGCTCGGTGGCTTTATCACTATGGCAGCTGCCATCGCGATTCTGTTTGTGCTGCCCTGGTTGGATCGCAGTCCGGTGCGCTCAATGCGCTATAAAGGCAACTTTAGCCGCGGCGCGATTTTGGTCTTTGCCGCGTCCTTTATCCTGCTTGGATATCTGGGTGTTAAAGCGCCGACCGCAGCGCGCACTTTGCTGGCTCAGATCTGTACGGTTCTGTACTTCTCTTACTTTATCGGCATCTACTTCTGGACTCGCATAGAGACGACCAGACCAGAGCCCGATCGCATCACCATGGACGGCGGCATTGGTATTTGGAAAACCTTGGGCGGCGTATTGATTGTTGCACTGCTGGTTGTGTTGCCGATCAAAGCCGTAGGCGCTGAGAGCGGCAAATCATGTGGAACCATTGACTGTGATACTTTTGAGGCTGATCTTCGCGATCACGCCTCATTGCAGAATGGTGCCCAACTGGCTGTCAACTACTGCATGGGATGTCACTCATTCAAGTACTCGCGCTGGGAGCGTGTCGCCAATGATATTGGTATCCCCAATCAACTGATGCTCGACAATCTGGTTTTATCCGGTCAAAAGATCGGTGAGCTGATGAAGATCTCTATGACTGAAGAAGGCGCTAAAAATTGGTTTGGTGCAGTGCCACCGGATTTGACTTTGGTCGCTCGCTCTCGTTCCCCGGAGTGGCTCTATACTTATCTGCGCAATTTTTATGCAGACTCAAGCAGACCCTTGGGCGTCAATAACAAAGTATTTAAAGATGTGGGCATGCCCCATGTACTTCTCGATCTGCAGGGATTGCCTGAATGTGCTCCGGGGCCAGTCGTGACAGCCAGCGGTGGCATAAAGCGCGACCTATTGACCGGTGAAGATATTCTCGATGATCCCTGTGGTCGGTTTGATATCAGCACTGCAGGCAGTATGACTGCCGAAGAATTTGATGTAGCTATGTATGATTTGGTTAACTTTATGACCTATATTGCAGAGCCTATGGCAGAAGAGCGCAAGCATATTGGCCGTCTGGTACTGTTGTTCCTGCTACTACTGCTGGTGTTTGTTATGCTGCTGAATCGTGAATACTGGAAAGGTATTCACTAA
- the zapE gene encoding cell division protein ZapE encodes MLTPKQRYQNDLVREGFVADAAQAQAVEKLDQLCGRLVQRNQRKKGGLLAKILRPALTPEKGLYFWGGVGRGKTYLMDSFYESLPFEHKMRIHFHRFMRRVHQDLDNLKGQANPLELVADSIAKEAQVVCFDEFFVSDITDAMILARLLEGLFERGVTLVATSNIVPDLLYREGLQRQRFLPAIALLNLHCEVVNVDGGQDYRLRALEQAELYYSPLGELADQAVGATFDSLVAVEGEVKLAVDLDIEGRLIPSIKVAEDIVWFEFAAICEGPRSQNDYIELAKEFHSVMISGVPIFTPANNDAARRFINLVDEFYDRSVKLAVTAAAPLHELYSGGRLGFEFQRTESRLLEMQSREYLARPHRP; translated from the coding sequence ATGTTAACCCCAAAACAACGCTATCAAAATGATCTGGTTCGAGAGGGCTTTGTCGCGGATGCGGCACAGGCCCAGGCAGTTGAAAAGCTGGACCAGTTATGTGGCCGTTTGGTACAGCGCAATCAGCGTAAAAAGGGCGGTTTACTGGCGAAAATACTGCGTCCTGCTCTGACTCCTGAGAAGGGCCTCTATTTTTGGGGTGGTGTGGGTCGAGGTAAGACCTATTTGATGGACAGTTTTTACGAGAGTCTGCCTTTCGAGCACAAGATGCGGATTCACTTCCATCGCTTTATGCGCCGTGTGCACCAGGACTTAGATAATCTAAAAGGGCAGGCCAATCCTTTAGAGTTGGTTGCGGACTCCATAGCCAAAGAGGCTCAGGTCGTCTGTTTTGATGAGTTCTTTGTCAGTGATATCACCGATGCGATGATTCTGGCACGGCTGTTAGAGGGTCTCTTTGAGCGTGGTGTTACCTTGGTTGCCACGTCTAATATAGTGCCCGACCTACTCTACCGTGAAGGTTTGCAGCGGCAGCGATTTTTGCCGGCCATCGCGCTACTTAACTTGCACTGTGAAGTGGTCAATGTGGATGGCGGTCAGGATTACCGTCTGCGAGCACTAGAGCAGGCTGAACTCTACTACTCACCCTTGGGTGAGTTGGCGGATCAAGCCGTGGGGGCAACTTTTGACAGTTTGGTTGCTGTAGAGGGTGAGGTAAAGTTGGCGGTGGATTTGGATATTGAGGGTCGATTGATTCCCTCAATCAAGGTCGCCGAGGATATAGTCTGGTTTGAATTTGCGGCAATTTGCGAAGGTCCGCGCAGTCAAAATGATTATATTGAGCTGGCGAAAGAATTTCATTCGGTGATGATCAGTGGCGTGCCAATCTTTACGCCAGCCAATAATGATGCGGCGCGACGCTTTATCAATCTGGTTGACGAGTTCTATGATCGCAGTGTTAAGTTGGCTGTAACCGCCGCCGCGCCTCTCCATGAGCTCTATAGTGGTGGTCGTTTAGGATTTGAATTTCAGCGCACAGAGAGCAGATTATTAGAAATGCAGAGCCGCGAGTATTTGGCTCGACCACACCGTCCGTGA
- the rplM gene encoding 50S ribosomal protein L13, with amino-acid sequence MKTYSAKIETVERDWFIVDAEGKTLGRLAVEIATRLRGKHKPEYTPHVDTGDYIVVVNAEKIGVTGNKATQKTYYSHTGYPGGLKDITFDKLIEKAPERVIQSAVKGMLPRGPLGREMFRKLKVYVGSAHPHAAQQPQALEL; translated from the coding sequence ATGAAAACATATAGCGCAAAAATAGAAACAGTAGAACGTGATTGGTTTATCGTAGACGCCGAGGGTAAAACTCTGGGTCGTTTGGCAGTGGAAATTGCAACTCGCCTGCGCGGTAAGCACAAACCAGAATATACTCCCCACGTTGATACCGGCGATTACATCGTTGTGGTTAACGCGGAGAAAATTGGTGTGACTGGCAACAAGGCCACACAGAAAACTTATTACTCTCACACCGGTTATCCCGGTGGTCTGAAGGATATTACTTTTGACAAGTTGATTGAGAAAGCGCCTGAGCGCGTTATCCAATCTGCTGTTAAAGGTATGTTGCCCCGCGGACCACTTGGTCGGGAAATGTTTAGAAAACTTAAGGTCTACGTTGGCAGTGCACATCCGCATGCCGCGCAGCAGCCTCAAGCTCTAGAACTTTAA
- a CDS encoding DUF1043 family protein — MTTLSVILIAAVFFLIGAAVGHLFSRKADSGDKSVRNLEQKLADSEKELKRYQQEVTEHFLTASHLTSNIAQSYKQIQEHLASKAMRLASPDVARQILKSGGSDFGLLDSNGNPLIDLTDIEVPRDYAPSVPGGILSEDYGLTEAEQAKAENDAGPDLFAADIEDEKDPTQSVA; from the coding sequence TTGACAACTTTAAGCGTAATTTTGATTGCAGCAGTATTTTTCTTGATCGGAGCTGCCGTCGGCCACCTATTCTCAAGAAAGGCAGATAGCGGCGATAAATCAGTGCGCAACCTAGAGCAAAAGCTTGCTGACAGCGAAAAAGAATTAAAACGCTATCAGCAAGAGGTAACCGAGCACTTCCTTACTGCCTCGCACCTGACCAGCAATATCGCTCAGAGCTATAAGCAGATCCAAGAGCACCTGGCGTCTAAGGCCATGCGTCTGGCGAGCCCTGATGTAGCGCGGCAAATACTAAAATCCGGCGGCAGTGATTTTGGCCTGCTCGACTCTAACGGCAACCCGCTAATTGATCTCACTGATATTGAAGTTCCGCGAGATTATGCACCTAGTGTTCCCGGCGGCATATTAAGCGAGGACTACGGCCTTACTGAGGCAGAGCAAGCCAAAGCAGAAAACGATGCTGGACCGGATCTATTTGCCGCTGATATTGAAGACGAAAAGGATCCGACTCAGAGCGTCGCTTAA